Part of the Helicobacter bilis genome is shown below.
GACTAGAAAAACAAGGCGTATTAGCAAAGCAAATCACAACAGGTGAGGCATGTCATCTTGAAGCAAATATGGTAGCAAATATACTGCCCTCACTCATGCAAGATTCTAGATTTAATCAAAGCGACTTTTTGTTTATAGAAAATGTAGGCAATCTTGTGTGTCCAGCGAGTTATGATTTGGGAGCGAATGTAAATGTTGTGTTACTTAGTGTGCCAGAGGGCGATGATAAGGTGCTAAAATATCCTTCTATGTTTTTATGTGCTGATATTGTGCTAGTTACAAAAGCTGAAATGAAAGAGTATTTTGGCTTTAAAACAGAGCAGGTGAAAAGCGATTTAGAAACCTTGCGACATGGTGTAGAGATTATGGAGATTAGCAAAGATTCTAAAGAGAGTCTCAAGAAGTTAAAAGAGTATTTCCAAACCCTAGCCTTAAGGGGATACAGAACAGATCATATATTTAAATAATGCTAAATGTTTATTTGAATAAGGTTGCCTAGTTTTTTGTTGGGAAGTATTTATTTTATTGTAGGCAGTTAATGGATTTTAATCTATTTTAATGACATTGTTGATATATTTGGTATCTTTGTTCGTTGTATGAATTGCAATTCCGCATAACACAAGCACTAAAGTCAAATTCTTGAAACTAATTTTAAGCACAAAAAAAGATTTAAAACAAAAATATTGAAACTCGATAAAATTAACACAAACTAGATTTTAATGCAAGAAATGCCTAAACCAAGCAAATAAAATAAAGCGTAGATTCCTAAACGCAATGCGTTGGCTTTGCGGTTTTGTTACTTTTGCAAGTGTTTTTGCAAGACTAAAGCTATCTTCACAATTCTTATCATAGCTAATATCATCAATCTGCATTTCTAAGCAATAAGTCGCAATCACTGCTTTTTGCGTATCAGAAAAGTCATTATTGCTCCATGCAAGATGGTGTGCTATCTCTAAAAAACGCCACTTTTTCATCTTTTTCAAGTAGATTCAACAACATGCAAAAATTCCTAAATGATGCGATAGGTTTGCATTCTATAAAAAACAAGTCAAGGAAAATAAGAATTCCGGACAACTTAACAACATTTAAAATTTCCATATAACAAATTGAGTAAAAAAGAAAAACAAAATCATAAATTACATAAGAATATCATATAACACTGCTGCTTTATGTTTATTCTGCATTACAATTAGCTTTATTCTACAAAAGGAGCAGATATGCAAAATCATACATTAAGCGAAAGTGAGCTTTATAGCTTTTTAGGTAAATATGGGATAAAAACACCAGCATGTAAAAGCGTGGGCTTGAGTGAAAAAATCACATTTGATGCTTTCCCAGCTGTTATAAAGATACAATCGCCAAAGGTAGTGCATAAAAGCGATGTAGGTGGTGTGATACTCAACCTTACAAGTAATGATGAGCTAGAGAAAGCAAGGGAACAAATCATTGCAAATCTTAAAAAGCACAATATTGAGCTTGATAGTAATGATGGCTTTATCATCACGCAAATGGTATTTGGCGAGGAGCTTTATATTGGAAGTGTGGAAGATTCTACCTTTGGGAATGTTATCTTGTTTGGCAAGGGTGGGATTTATCTTGAGCTTTATAAAGATGTGTGCTATATAGAATCTAATGCGAGAGAAGATGAGATTAAAAGGGCTTTAGCTACGACAAAAATAGCAAAGCTTTTTGATGGTTTTAGAGGCTTTGACTATAAGATTGAATGGGTGATTAATCTTGTTAAGAGTGTGCAAAAAATGTTGCAAGAAAATGAGATAAAAGAGCTTGATATAAATCCCTTAAAGCTTACAAAAGATGGCTTAGTTGCAGTCGATGCTAGAATCTTAAAAGGCAAACTAGAATATAGCGAAATACAAAGAGAGAAAAAGCGACCAGACTTCTTAAAGAATGAGCGAGTAGTGATTGTTGGGGCAAGCACGGAAAAGGGCAAAACGGGCTACACGATAGCTAAGAACGCACAAAGCTTTAAAGGCGAATTACTTTATGTCAATGCAAAAGGCGGGGAGCTTTTTGGTAAGAAATTATATAAAAGTGTGAGTGAGATTGAGGGCGATATTGATACTGCTGTGATTGTGATTGGTGCGAAATTTGTTATCCCTACAATCCATGAGTTAGTCAAAAAAGGGCTAAAAAATCTCATTATTATTACCGCAGGATTCAAAGAAAGCGGACATGATGCAGAAGAAGAAGAGATTGGTAGACTAGCAGCAACGCATAACTTCAATGTCATTGGTCCAAATTGTCTTGGATTCTATGCGAATGAAGAGAAGCTAAATATCACCTTTGGAACAGGCATGGTGCATGATGGAAGTCATGCGTTTGTATCACAAAGTGGTGCGGTTTTAGCAAGTCTTATGGATAGGGCAGCAGAGCTTGGACTTGGATTCTCACATTTAATTAGTGTTGGGAATGCGGTGGATTTAAGAAGTGCTGAAATCATTCCTATGCTAAATAATGCGAAAAGTTGTGAAAGCATTGCATTGTATTTAGAGGGCGTAGCACGCGGTAAATCCTTGTGTGAGAGCATTAGAAATTGCAATAAGCCGATATATCTTTTCAAAGCCGCAAAGTCTGAAGCCGCAAAAAAAGCCGCATTTTCACACACAGGCAATCTTAGTGGCAATTACGCTATGTTTAATGGAATCATGCAAAGCTTGGGTGTAAAAGTTGTGAATACTCTAGATTCACTACTTTTTGCACCATTGTTTAAAGATGTGAAAAATATCGCAGTCATCACAAATGCTGGAGGTCCGGGAACCGTTTTAACAGATGCAATAGCTGCGAGAAAAAAGGAATTATATGAGCTTAGTGAAGCACAAAAAAGTGAGCTAGATTCTGTCCTGCCACCAATGTGGTCGCATAATAATCCAATCGATGTAATAGGCGATGCCCTGCCAGATAGATATGAGAGTGCCTTAAAGATTGTAGATACTTTTCCAAATCTTGATTTAATCTATATGCTTATTACACCGCAAGATATGACTGATGCGTTAGGCACGGTTAAGATTCTAAAACAATATACATTTAAGCATAAAGTTGTGCCAATTTTACTTGGTGGAGAGAATGTAAAAGAAGCGAGGGAGTATTGCTTGAAAGAGGGAATCTTATACTTTACAAGTATCGCTCAAGCATGTGAATTTTTAGGATAGATTCTGTGCCGTATCATCTATTTTAACTTTAGGCGATATAGCTTTGTTGTCATTCTTTATAGAATCTTGTATGATTTTGCAAAAACACCAAATACAAGATTCTGAAATAGAATACATTGCAAAAAAGCCGCTATAAGTCTTACATTACATTACTACAAAAATAATCGCTAAATCTTAAAGTTTAATGATAATAATTAGAGTTTGCAAATTAAATATTTGTGTCTAAAAAGGATCATTATGCTATTTTTTGTGCCTACGCCAATAGGGAATCTACTTGATATATCATTACATACGCTTATGGTTTTTAATAAATGCAAAGTCATCTTATGTGAAGACACACGCGTAACAAAGAAATTACTCACTCTATTATTACGCAATGATTTTATACAGCAAAATTATCCAAATATAAATCCACAAGAAAAGCACTTCATAAGCTTTCATAGTCATAATCAAGATGAGTTTTTAAGGAATGCTAATAAAGATTTTTTCACACAAGATATTGCCTTTTGCACAGATGCAGGTATGCCAAATATTAGTGATCCGGGGGCATTACTACTTCGGTATGTGCGAGAGAATAATATAGAATATGAAGTGGTGCTTGGCGGGGGTGCATTTAGTCATGCGTTTGTGTGTAGTGGATTAGAGGGGGCATTCTACTTTGCCGGCTTTTTAGCCCATAAGCAACAAGAGCGACAAAAGCATTTAAAATCCTTACTTGAATATCACAATACAATGCATATAATCCTTTATGAAAGCCCCAAAAGACTTAGAGAATCTTTAAGTGATATAGCCTTATTTATGCCAGATTCTACACTTTTTGTATATAAAGAACTCACAAAGTTATATGAGAGAGAAATCATAGGCAGCCCACAAGAAATACTTGCTAAATTGCCAAATAATATTAAGGGGGAATACTGCATAATTATCCAAAAAGATTCTAAAAACTCTTTAAAAGATTCCAAAGAAAAGATTCTAAGGTTAAGTAAAGATGATATTTTAGCCCTTGATATACCACCAAAACAAAAAGCAAAGCTACTCGCACAAGTGAGTGAAAAAAGCATAAAAGAATGGTATGCAATCTTAACACAATAGCAAACACAAGAGAAAAAGCAATGAAGTTTTGGCTTTTTATGATAAATTAAGTTGAATTTTTATACAATTTAAGATAGTATTCTACAATCTTGTAAAAAAGGAAAAGTATGTTGAAGTTTAAAGGTTTTAAAAGCGGTTTAAAAGGTAAAAATACTGATAGTCGCACTCTTGTAAATGGCGGTATGAAAGCTATGGTGTGTGCTTTTACACTGGGTGGGTTATTAGCTTCGTCTGCGTATGCTGGTGGTAAAGCTGATGATTATATGAGAGTGTCTATCTCAAGCATGTTCGATCATGCCAATAAGTTTGAGTGTGAAGGTGGCGATAGGACTGCGATATGTAAGACTGACCGCTATGAGATTGGTAATACAAATGGCTTTGTATTGCGTGATTATAGATACACGCTTGATTATAAAGATTCACGCGTGATTGAGAGAGTAAGCGGAAAGATTGAAGTGCCTAATAACCATGACTTAAAGCCATTTGCGCCAAAGTCTTTTCAATGCTCTGATTTCACTCAAATCCACAATGATAAAAAGCAAGTGAATGAACAGCTTGTTTGCACGATAGATAGCGACTCATATAAACTCAATATTCGCTTGAGAGCAAAAGCTGATTCATCTCTATTTGCTAATGTAGATTCTATGTCTTTATTGCAAAAAAGCACAGCGTTTTGGGATAAAATGTTAAGAGAAGCAGCAAACACAAAAGATAAAAAGCAACTAGCTGAAAGAATGGATAGTTTTAAAGATATATTAAGCAGTATTGATGTGAATCTTTATGGCGTGGATATTGCTATCACAAAGCCGCAGTTACCACAAAGAATCTATGAGCATATTTTTGCTGATATGATTGATGATTCTAGTGAAGCTTCAGATTATGCAAATAAAAGATATAATCAACTCGCACATACACTTTATAATTCTGGTGTAGGTTATATATATGGCAATGCGATGGGCTATGTGTGGGGCAATGACGCGATTGATGAACGCACAAAAGAAAGTCTCAACAAACTTTTTGTAACGCTAAGAGATTCTGCTATGCTTGATTCTAATATCAAAACCGTGTATATCACGCTGACAAATCGCACAAATAAAGGCTTTAATCTAGGTCGTGCTTATGATAAAATTACACAAGATACAAATAGATTTTATAAATTAGATAAAGAACAAGCAGGGCAAACTCTCAATCTATTTAATGGCGATGTGTTTAATAGATATAGAATCGAAGTTGGAGCTGCTCGCTTTAAGCAACATAACTAAAAGTAGTTACTCATTACAAAGTAACCTATCTTTTGTAAATAGGGCATGGATTAAACGCCATGCTTTAGTGATCTTTATTAAACTTTTATAGATATTTAAAACTAAGCATAATCTCCACACGACAATATAGACATAATTAAGGGAATCTTATGACACTAAGTGAAGCAATTAATAAGGCTTTTGGTAGCAATGCGGTATTGAAAAATGAAATTACAAATGATTTTATACTAGAAGGGTTAGCCCCATTAGAATCTGCCACTAAAAATCAAGTAAGTTATATACAACAAGACCAATACATTCAGGGCTTACAAGATTCTAAGGCTGGAGCGGTGCTAATTAGAGAATCTATAAAAGACAAAGTGCCAAACCATATACAGCCTCTTATCGTTGATAACCCACATTTAGCATTTGCCCTGCTTTCACAGCTTTTTGCAAAAGGCGATTTTATAGCAAGACCGCATGCAGATTCTAAAATCGACACAAGTGCATCTATCGCAGCAAATGTCGTGCTAGGTAAAAATGTAACTATCGGGGCAAATACCATGATTATGCCCGGCGTTGTGATCGCTGATAATGTGAGTATTGGGGCAAATTGCAAGATTTATCCAAATGTTGTGATTTATCGTGAAAGTGTGATAGGCGATAGAGTGCTTATCCATGCTAATAGTGTCATTGGTAGCGATGGCTTTGGATACGCGCAAAATGCACTTGGCGAACACATAAAAATCGAGCATAATGGACGCACAATTATTGAAGATGATGTAGAAATCGGTGCAAGCAATGTTATAGATAGAGCAGTTTTTGGTGAAACTCGCGTTAAAAAAGGTAGTAAAGTTGGACATAGTTGTGTTATCGCACATAACTCTATTGTAGGAGAGCATTCTCTGCTTGTAGCACAAGTAGGCTTGGCGGGATCTACTACAACAGGACGAAATGTTGTGTTAGGCGGGCAAGTTGGCACAGGCGGACATGTGCATATCGGGGACTTCGTGCAAGTTGCAGGCAGAGGAGCGGTATCCAAAAACTTACCACCCAAAAGCAAGTGGGGCGGTCATCCTATTATGCAGCTTGATGAATGGATGAAGTTTTATGTAAGTCTTAGACGCATGCTAAAAGAGAATAATAAGACTGAAAAGTAACATTAATTTTGCGTTTTACTTTAATATAACGAAACGCTTTTTTGAGTTTCTACGATACAGTAACCGTAACCGTTTTATTTGGAGTTATCATGGGTTTAAGAGAATCTAAACGAATAAAGTTTATAAAAGAAAAAGGTGTAATTGCATTTTTATGGAATGCAATAGACAATACTTCCATTGCTACTTCTATTGCCAACTTGGTGTTGCAACGCCCAAGACTTGTTTTAAGCAGCTCTCAATGCAAAACTTTCAAATTGGCATACAAGCATTTTGAAGAAAATTATAGAAATATAATTGTTATTAGTCCATTATTTTTTATGAAAAATCTCAAAAAACATATTGAATGGTTAGAATCTGATACATTTAGAAGTCAATATGGTAGCATTGAGAATTTAGAAAATCTTAGAAAAAATACAATAGGTGCGACTATGATGTCTCCACAGAAAGATTCTAGAACAGACGAATTTACCCCCCCCCCCCCCCCATTGCGTTCAAGCTAAGCGTGATAATAAATCCAGCAGTTTAGAAATTAATCCGGCGTATAAAGACAATTATCAATTTTATCCACCTTTATTGCAACCAGAAAGCATAGATTGCTCTACAATAGATCCTAGAATTGCATTAGAGTTGCGTTTACCTCCTAAAGTGTCATACGCATTTGTTTTTATTCGTTATGGTTTATCAGGTGGAGCCGCATTAACTGATTTTTTGTCGCATGTTGGTGTTGTTGAAAACACGCACAACGATATTTTTAGGAAAATAAAAGGTGTTTATTCTTATTTGTGTATAAATCATTTATGGCGAAGAGAAGAAAAAAACTTACAAAAAGTGCTTTATGTTCTAAACAATAGCGACCAAATTTTAATAAATGTTAGGGACCCCATATCACGGATCAAGCATGCAATCAATCATGGTTGGTTTAAAACTGGAGATGATGATAGTGCGGTGGAATTTAGTATAAAAGATGATCCATATCAAGTTGTAGATAATATTAGATTTTACACAGAAGCGGGAAAAATGGTTGCCAACCACCCTTTCATCTATAATAGTTTTTTGGAATATGTTATGGAACTATGCTCTTTCGCATATTATTCAAATATTGCAGTATTACCAAAAAATGCAAATATAACCTACCTTGACATGCAAGAAATTATGCCAGAAAAGGCATTTGACACTATGACACAACTTGCCAAACAATTTGGTTTTTCATTACCCATGGAATCGGATAGGGAGCTTTATAGTGAAATAAAAATGGGGGTTTTTAGATATATCCTTCCACTTGTTTGCAATATTATCTCGCAAACAGAAGTAAAAATGACACTACACATTACAATGCGTTATTATTGTAGAGATACATCCTTACTTATCGTTGATAACACCATATTTGACACACCCCACCCATTACTAGACCAAGTCGCTTTTAGTATGAGTGAAGATGATTTAAAAGCCTTGCAAGATGACAAAGAAACATTGGATAAAGTTAAAGCCTATATGCTTAGATTCCTAGATGAACTTAAAAAGCGAACTGACTATATACAACGAAATAAAAAACATGAAAATGATGTGTTGGAAATCTTTAGAGGTGATAGGGATTTACGAAAGAATTTTAAGGCTATGCTAGATAGAGAACTTATCCATATAAAAGCACATAGACCAGATATTGTCGCCTCATGGAAATACTACCAAGAGTTTGAAAGGATGTGTATAGAGGAGGGGGATATGTGAGGGTGATTGATGTGGGACGACAAGATTTCATTGTCTTTGCTATAAAAACTTTATATTTCATAATCTCTATAAAGAGTTTATGAGTGCTACAAAAGCATTAAATAAGCCTTTAGCACAATTAGACTTTAAACCTTTAAGTAATGAGATAAAAGCACTGCCATATAAAGCTAATGCTAACCTAAAAGCACATTTAAGAGATATTAATGCTAAGACTAATGACTTTTTAGATTCTATGCAAGAGCTTAAAAATACTACACAAGAGATAAAGCTACTAGCATACAATAAACCTAGTGAAAATAAAGCAAATGAAGTAGATAGGTTTAGTAATGTGCTAGATTCTAAACTTATGAAATCAAATATTATTAATCGACTTGAAAATATTCAAGCAGAACCAACACCAAAGCAACTCACTCAATCACAGATAGAAAATGTATTGCGGAGATTTGACAATATGGATAATCTCATGCAACATTTAAATACACGACATGATAGTAAGGCTAGACTTGGATTATTTCATTTATTAGATTCTACAATGCAAAATCCACATATCCAATACACAAAGGATTCCAAAGATAAATATCTCAAAAAGTTTATAGATTTACACAGCAATAAAGACCCATTTTTCTACTTACTTGTAACAAAAGAAAATGATAAAAAATTTATAACACATTTAAAAACAAGAGATATGGATTACTTAGCAAATGAAATAGAGAGTGCGGATAATATTGTAAAAGGCACTGACATTATAGGAGTTCTTAGACAGCAGGCGGGCGCAATTCAAAGAATTATGGAAACTCCAGCCCCCAAACAACAGAATCCTACCACAAAACAGGAAATAAGTAAAGATGTGGAAACTAAAGCCACTACATCAAGATCGGAAAAACGCAAATAGTAGGTACAAAACAGCAAGAGTTTATTCATAACGCTTACTAAAAGAGTTTAATTATTATGTGCTTAATGGGGGGGGGGGGTGCAATTAAACAAGATTAAAGAAGCAAGAGAATTCGACAAGGATATATTTTCTCAAGGGAGGCATAATCACCATAAAGTTTTAGAAGCAATCAAGGCAAAAACAAAGGAGAATCAAACAATACAAGTGCTTAAAACTTTGCATGAAGATGGGAATATAAAGCATTATGAGTACTGGAGCATGTTAACGAATTTAAAGACATAGGCCTACAAATATATCAACAAGCCATTATAAAAAATGTAGGAGAAAATCAAGCTAAAATCTTTGACATTGTTGCTAGGCTCAATTCAAGGTTTTTTAATGCATTTGAAAAAGAACTTTTATATGATGTTTTTCGCACATCATGGAAAGGTAATGCAAAAGCATGAGACAATAGAATCTACATCACAAACCACAAAAAAATAGAAACGCCATTCAACAAAGACAATAGCCCTTATGACGCACAAACAACACAAAGAAAAAAAGAGTTAGTAGATAATATTTTTCAATATGTGATAGAACATGATGCGTTAGAAGATAGCCAACATTATATATCAATTCAATGGCTGACAATAGAGAAAAGGAACAAATAAAAAAATTAAAGCCTTACCCCCCCCCCCCTACCTTAACAGAACAAAAGTTTGTTGCATGCCATTTTGTCTTCATTAGGAGTTATTTTAAGAAAAATCTTAAGCTTGTTTCTAGTATTTATAATGGGAAATGGAAATTGATTAATCTTTATGATTTACACGAAATGGCAAATTCTTTTAATGGATTATTAGAGAAATTTAAAAATTCTTTAGAGAATAAATCATATGGTGCATTGGGTAGCCTAGCACCTTTAAAAGATAGCAAGATGTTAGATGAACTGAAAGGAGTATTAACAGGGCCAAATGAATATTTGCAAAAGGAGTATAAAAAAGCAAGTAAAAATATATTACATACCATGAAGAAAGAAAGATAAAAGCAGAAGAAGCTTTGAATAAAGCCAAAACTATTTTTTGAAGAATAGGCAGATGGAACTCTAAAGGGCTTTGTATGTGCAAGATGCCAAAGACAGCAAGAACTGCTTAATAACAATAATGAAATGCTGCAAGAGCTTTTTCAATCTTGATAAAGGACTTACCAACTTAAAAAACGCTTGAAAATAGTTTTCATGGTATGGAATTTACAAGCTTTTAAACGATATAGCTGGCTCAAGGGATAAACCCGATATGGCTTTAACCCTAAAGGAAACGGCAAGAAAGGATATAGAATAGAAATTAAACATTAAACCCATAAAAGAAGTTGGCACAAACTATGCAGAACATTATCATAGTTGGGAATCTGCTATACAAAACTCATAGTAGAAGCAAAGGCACATAAAGAAAGCAAACACTAGTTTTTTTAGCTTATCTAAACCTTATTTCAATGAAATATCGGCTAATTTGCGACCTATCAAATAAACAGGTATGCTCCAGGGGGCAATAAAGCAAAACAAATTTTAAGAGAGTTAATTCACACAAAGACAGAAATCTTACATCTTTTAAGTTCTTTGAATTCTGTCTTACTTTTTAATATTTTTGCCGCAGACAAAAAGATACACAAAGACACATTCATCACGCAAATTTTGACACACACATATAAGCATTCTATACCTTATTTTGTGAACTTTGAATTGAATCTTATCTCTTTTAAAGTAATCAATCTCTAGTGTCTTACGGAGATGTAAGATGGATACTATCGGTAATTTTTCTATACAAACTGCAAAAAATAGTGTAGAATTACGACTTGCATAATTTTTAGATATTATGTGCTACATTTAAATCGCTTAAAGCGTAAGATTTGATATTTGAAAGTAAGGAGAAAGACATGAATAACATGATGAAAAAAGGACTGCTAACATGTGCAATATCGCTTGGTGCAGCACAAGGGCTAATGGCAAGCAAGATAGATTTAACGACGCATGGTAGGCTTAGTGCTGGTTTCTTTGGATACAGTGCGCCAAAAAATGGCTCAAGTAATTTCAATAATCTTGGCTTAAATGCTTATGTAAAAGCTGATTTTGGTTTAAATGAAAATTGGAATGTAGGTATGGGTGCGGCTGGCATTTGGAATGTGTTAAGCATTTTCCCCATAGATAACAATCTTTTGCCTTATACTTCAAATGGTGATGTCGCAGATATTTACATGGTGTATAAAAACAATGGATTAAAGGTTGTGGCTGGTCGATATAATATAGATACAGGCTCAACAATCGTGCGTAGCAGTGCGTTTGTAAATGGACATCTGCAGGGTGTAAGTGTGCAGTGGAATCCTAGTGGCAACACTTCCGCGTATAAAGTTTGGGCGCATTATATTAACTCATTTCTTGACAATGGCTATTTACCCGGTAGGATAGGCTCTGATCTTGCTATGCTGAATCCATATTTTGATAGTGGTAAGGCAAAGATTGGTGGTGAAGTGTTCTTATTTGGTGCAGATTATAGTAAAAAAGGAATCTTTTTATCACCTTACCTATTAATCAACACAAAAGCACCAAATGGCACGACAAAAATGGGCTTTAATCCTGTTTTTCAGATTGGAGCTTCTGCGAAATATACATATAAATTTAATCCAAATTGGCATTCAATCACAAGTGCGAATCTCATGTTTCAATATGGCGACATGGCAAACAATAACACTGCAGCCGACAATTTCTTAGGTTTTATATATGCAGATGAAGAGGTAAAATATGTCCGCTATGGCACAAACAAGGCAGGCAAACAATATGAAATCTATTCTATTAGCTTTGGTGGTGGTGCAAGAGCGGTTTTAGCAAACGAGCAAGGCAAGGTTTTCTCACTTAATGACAGG
Proteins encoded:
- the lpxD gene encoding UDP-3-O-(3-hydroxymyristoyl)glucosamine N-acyltransferase; translated protein: MTLSEAINKAFGSNAVLKNEITNDFILEGLAPLESATKNQVSYIQQDQYIQGLQDSKAGAVLIRESIKDKVPNHIQPLIVDNPHLAFALLSQLFAKGDFIARPHADSKIDTSASIAANVVLGKNVTIGANTMIMPGVVIADNVSIGANCKIYPNVVIYRESVIGDRVLIHANSVIGSDGFGYAQNALGEHIKIEHNGRTIIEDDVEIGASNVIDRAVFGETRVKKGSKVGHSCVIAHNSIVGEHSLLVAQVGLAGSTTTGRNVVLGGQVGTGGHVHIGDFVQVAGRGAVSKNLPPKSKWGGHPIMQLDEWMKFYVSLRRMLKENNKTEK
- a CDS encoding acetate--CoA ligase family protein; the protein is MQNHTLSESELYSFLGKYGIKTPACKSVGLSEKITFDAFPAVIKIQSPKVVHKSDVGGVILNLTSNDELEKAREQIIANLKKHNIELDSNDGFIITQMVFGEELYIGSVEDSTFGNVILFGKGGIYLELYKDVCYIESNAREDEIKRALATTKIAKLFDGFRGFDYKIEWVINLVKSVQKMLQENEIKELDINPLKLTKDGLVAVDARILKGKLEYSEIQREKKRPDFLKNERVVIVGASTEKGKTGYTIAKNAQSFKGELLYVNAKGGELFGKKLYKSVSEIEGDIDTAVIVIGAKFVIPTIHELVKKGLKNLIIITAGFKESGHDAEEEEIGRLAATHNFNVIGPNCLGFYANEEKLNITFGTGMVHDGSHAFVSQSGAVLASLMDRAAELGLGFSHLISVGNAVDLRSAEIIPMLNNAKSCESIALYLEGVARGKSLCESIRNCNKPIYLFKAAKSEAAKKAAFSHTGNLSGNYAMFNGIMQSLGVKVVNTLDSLLFAPLFKDVKNIAVITNAGGPGTVLTDAIAARKKELYELSEAQKSELDSVLPPMWSHNNPIDVIGDALPDRYESALKIVDTFPNLDLIYMLITPQDMTDALGTVKILKQYTFKHKVVPILLGGENVKEAREYCLKEGILYFTSIAQACEFLG
- a CDS encoding DUF2972 domain-containing protein; translation: MRLPPKVSYAFVFIRYGLSGGAALTDFLSHVGVVENTHNDIFRKIKGVYSYLCINHLWRREEKNLQKVLYVLNNSDQILINVRDPISRIKHAINHGWFKTGDDDSAVEFSIKDDPYQVVDNIRFYTEAGKMVANHPFIYNSFLEYVMELCSFAYYSNIAVLPKNANITYLDMQEIMPEKAFDTMTQLAKQFGFSLPMESDRELYSEIKMGVFRYILPLVCNIISQTEVKMTLHITMRYYCRDTSLLIVDNTIFDTPHPLLDQVAFSMSEDDLKALQDDKETLDKVKAYMLRFLDELKKRTDYIQRNKKHENDVLEIFRGDRDLRKNFKAMLDRELIHIKAHRPDIVASWKYYQEFERMCIEEGDM
- the rsmI gene encoding 16S rRNA (cytidine(1402)-2'-O)-methyltransferase, which gives rise to MLFFVPTPIGNLLDISLHTLMVFNKCKVILCEDTRVTKKLLTLLLRNDFIQQNYPNINPQEKHFISFHSHNQDEFLRNANKDFFTQDIAFCTDAGMPNISDPGALLLRYVRENNIEYEVVLGGGAFSHAFVCSGLEGAFYFAGFLAHKQQERQKHLKSLLEYHNTMHIILYESPKRLRESLSDIALFMPDSTLFVYKELTKLYEREIIGSPQEILAKLPNNIKGEYCIIIQKDSKNSLKDSKEKILRLSKDDILALDIPPKQKAKLLAQVSEKSIKEWYAILTQ
- the hypB gene encoding hydrogenase nickel incorporation protein HypB: MEKFIAIKERVLSANDRKAQELRGIYDTHNKFVINLMSSPGSGKTTLLESLSKFDDFKFCVIEGDLETNRDADRLEKQGVLAKQITTGEACHLEANMVANILPSLMQDSRFNQSDFLFIENVGNLVCPASYDLGANVNVVLLSVPEGDDKVLKYPSMFLCADIVLVTKAEMKEYFGFKTEQVKSDLETLRHGVEIMEISKDSKESLKKLKEYFQTLALRGYRTDHIFK